The Pleurodeles waltl isolate 20211129_DDA chromosome 10, aPleWal1.hap1.20221129, whole genome shotgun sequence sequence AGACAAAATACATGTCTTTGTTTAAGTACATTCCTTTCCATAGTAATAAGGTATATTTGAGGCTATTGTTTTCAATCTGAATccattgtgtggctgtgtgcattagCACAATGAGGCAATTGCCTGCAATCGCCCAAATGCAGCATGGGTGCTCACAGTACGCCCATACCAAGCACTTGTGCATCAAAGTGCCATATTTTATGGCTCATGTCTCTTGAATGGACAGATCTCTATGTACGTAAGGCTACCATCACACTGTGTGGTGCGTTGTGAGGTTCCAAGAACAGCACATCAATGGGACATGCTTTCCCAAGCAAATACATGTGTAAGGCCATTATCCTTACAAAGCTTCTGCTAGAAGGTACACCAAGGTATTGTCTATCAGTATTCATTGCTCATTTGTTGTGTCTCTTATCACTACTTCAAACTGCATGATGTTCAAATGGATTTCCAAGGATGTAACCAAAAATAAGTTCAATCCTTATATGCATTCTATCAGAAATAGGGCAGATTTCAGGTTCTTAGAGTAAAAATGTCACTGTTTAGTTAGTTTAATGAAAGATTTCATAACGGGCTCTCAACTTGCAGCATCTGCAGTTTCTTTTATTGAGATACAATTTACATTCATATTCAAGACATGATTAGCGCAATTAAgtatataaatgtaaaataatattgaATTTTAATAGGTGGGCTGCACCCAGCATTTGTTTGAAATACTGCttttaatactactactactactaataataataataacgataATAATAAATATTGTAAGACTTTTGGCCAAGATTTACAAACACATTGTTTCAGGTTTGTGTTACTATTTAAATGCAAACCATAGGCAAAGTGCATTTTGTGGTATTTACAATTTAAAGAAAATTGACATTTGAATTAGATTGTAAGCAAAATTAGTGTAAGCTGTGCAATGCTTTGTCTTACTTTATTTTGCATCAAGGGGCTgcaatgggtggtgcatgggtgtttgtaGGAGTAGGGCATCTAACACAAAAACATTTGAGAGGGAAGTACTTTTCAGAGTCCTTTTAAAGTTTGAGATAACAGAGTTAAGTCTATTATAAACTTGGGGTAATAATACATAGATAGTGGATTTGGGTATATCTTTCTCAACCACTGCTTGCTTATAGTGACATTCAGCATCATTTGTTCCCGCCAGCATACATAAAATGGAGCAATGGGTCAGTCCACTTCTGCCATTTGCTTTGTGGGCAGTGCCATTCACAATTTGGAGTAAACACAAGGCAGCCATTTCATTGTGTGAATTGGATGGGATGAGCTCTGGGACATAGGCagactctttttaaaatatatatttatatatgtctgtacactggaagatgcaggatcacaagaaaacaacagccagccagggcaaaaatctggatcccaaaggatacaatgagccacaagaaaatgtaatatccaagaaagaagtggctcgaacagatgatctcaccaaagaacaaaaatatatttctactacaacgtttcagcttccgccttcctcaggtagtacaaaattgtttgctcagtggctgcacagctgacactggtggattttcaaaaagcatcatgagtgaagattccaattggaatgtggaatcaatgcagtcctgagaactcttcagatatgcagaaatcaagtggtattgtcagtgatgttcagtccatctggatgcatatatatatatatatatatatatatatatctatattacctagtggcaattacctccaggtagttatagttaggacctagtttctatagaaaaagtgtttttgtttgctaaTAGCTTTAGCATTGTTTGATGatgcttcacaaaattttccaaaaaacaaaggACGTCACTTCAGTTGCTTTCTGTAAACTTTCAGCGTGATCAATCAAGTGGGGgcggagaaaaagaggggggtcccaaaacgcattttccccattcccttttccatatggattATGAGCAGCGATAGTAcagaaaaccactggacagaattacaccaaatttggcaaaaaggtagctcttggtccagaaagaggcctttttgttatttggtgtaaattcattcagtagttgtgtatttattaaatgaaaaacaaatttttatatatagggatgcagatccttctCGGATCCTCCTCAGATCTTgggaaaaagcaaggccctgattggctggccacaacctgaccgaaaatttgtgaccaccattttatttctcgCATTGGCTGGGGGGGTTGATAAAAACAGTCTAAATACCATATAAGGGATCAGGATACAGGTATCGTGAGCCTATAGGATACATGGAAGGGTCCACCTCATGGTAAAAAAATGCCTATTTTTTTGTTTATGGCCGATCCATAGATTCGATGATCCTcctcagatcctgaggaaaggcaAGGCCCTGGTTGACTGGTCGCAACCTGATAGAAATATTAacatgtgcattaaaaaaacatagaaatacacagaaaaaacaaaatattacatgtttttgtttgggtaaaacatgaacctaactataacgtccctgtaatcattGGTTTTCgaaatgtgtgagagagagagtgatatatagatatagataagtAGATAcaaatagagagagatagagatgtagatataaataaatagatatatagagatgtatagatagatatatagacagATGTATAGATATATAGGTAGctgtatatgtagatatattaAACAGAGTGGGGCAGAGGGCAGAATCCTGAGGGACCCCTTGGCTGAGACGCTCTGAAGGATAACATGAATTGAGGGTGATAGGTTAGTGTCTAACCTCTAGGTAGAGTTAATCCATTGAAGGACTGTTCCACCAATACCAATTTTCTTAAGCCTGGTAAAAAGACTTGAGTGGAGAACTGTGTCAAAGGCCTCACACATATCTAAATGAACTAAAGCTACCAGGCTCACCCTATCAGCTGAAAGCCTTAAATCATCTAAAACTGCTACCAAGGCAGATTAAGTGCTGTGGGCCGGACGGAAGCAAGATTGTACCTGCATGTGGATGTGGTGCTCTTCCAAAAAATATGAAAGCCCCAAATCAACATTTTCACCAAGATCTTGGCCCCCAAATGGGATAAAGTGAGATGGACGAAAATTGGCATGAACAGATTGATCTTCATTTGGAATTCTCTGGATTTTGTTTTTCTGGGTGCTAAGCCGAACtttacaagtgagataccatttataTCATGAGAAGTGGGGGAATGCTGGAAAGGTGTAAATTTGTGGGTCTCTGAAGATTCCAGAACGTTCCCTTACAGAAATATGTGCAAAAAGCATGCTTTTATGCAAGATTTGACATTTTTTTGTGGCTTTTGTGTTATAAATCCTCAAGCGATCCAAGTAAGTCATGCCAACCCGTACTCTCCCCTTtgccaagttttcagaaatgtggtgGTTTGGTAGGTGTAAGTATTTGGGTTATTGATGAGGGGATGGaagtcccactcaggcaacaaccataatCTTTGCCGGGGGAACCACAGAAGTCATTAGATTATCCTGTGCTTactgctctggtagcttggcataaaagaatcaggcctgacctaggggccaagtgtaaagtatttatgcagcacacagatagtaataaagtaaaaacataacataagaaaaatgCCAAACCAATCTAGAAACACAGagtaaaagtttcataaataaaatGGTACcagaccaacaaaaatccaattagtggagctggagatatgcattttttaaattttaggtagaaatagctcctaaaagcacaaagcaccactctggACCTGCTTTGTGCCTAcaaggaggtaccacagaaaggtcttggtggaccacgtcaccaggtatccagaggccatccctctgaggactgTAACTGCACCTGCAGCAGCCAGGGCCTTGATGGGGATTTTCACCTGAGTGAGGAACCCCAAAGAAGTGGTGTGTGACAGGAGcaccaatttcatgtctgcatacatgaagtaagTGTGGGTGGAGTGTTAAGTAACCTACAAGTTCTTCTCACCCTACTATCCACAACCCAGTGGGCattttgaaagatttaacaagacactaGAAGGCATGATTTTGGGTCTGCCTGAGCCCATGAggaggaagtgggataatgttgaTGTTACCTACGACTTAGGCACAGCTCTCCCTGTGCGGCTGCATCACACTTGCTCCagccttctccttgccttttcccctgtttttgaatgccttctcattgcttttcctcTCTTCTAACTGCTTTCTCATGCTTTTCCCccagtttttgtgtgccttctcaatacttctccctcattttcactgctttctcttgctttttcccctattttttgtgccttctccttgctttctctcaattttttgagtgcctttgtcttgattttccctcattttcattgctttcttcttgctttttgccTCATCGTGTGCTTTGTCCTTGCTGCTCCCCCTCTTTtgttgccttctccttgcttttcccttgttttaactgctttctctttgctttttcccctcATTGTGGCTCCTGCATGCCCCCTGATATTTCCCACCTCCCACAAAGTCCTGCGCACCAACTCCCAGTACTCTTCCCTCCTCACAGGACCTACTCAATGGAGCTGCAGTGTGACCCCAATTTAGAAGGTCCCATGctcagctctccctgtgctgctgcatcgctcttgccccgtcttcttcttgcttttccccatttttttgagtgacttcttgcttttcccttattctcactgctttgtccttgcttttcTCCCTATTTCTTGTGTGCATTCTCcctgctttttcctcattctcactactttctccttgatttttccccGTGTTTTAAGTGTGTTGCTTCTCCCTcactttttgtgtgccttctacttgctttttcttccatttttgtGTGAATTCTCCTTGTCTTTCCCTTGATATTACTGCTTTCTCCTACCCTTTTTTGTCTTtcatgtgtgccttctccttgcttttcccttgtttattgtgtgcctttttgttttccccctgtttttgtaagtcttctccttgcttttcctttgccATTACGACATGCCCCCATTATTCCTGCCTCCGGCTGAGCCTCATCAACCACCTCCCTGtgcccctccctcctcctaggacctacttaatgggcTCTGCAGCGCGGCCCTATTGAGCAGGTCCCAGGTccagctctccccatgctgctacatcgctcttgctcctgtcttcttcttgctttttcagcaccttgagaccctcactagtGACTTGATCCTTGATTTATTGACCATATCTGGGTCACTCACACTACACTTAATTTTCAAGGTACCTTTATTAGAACCATATTTAGAATTTGGAAAAAGGGAGTATTTGTCACAATTGTGGTGGATATCATGTCTGGCGTATTACTAGTGTCATAGGCTTTCAATGCACTTGCAATAAGGCAGGTGGGACATCTACTACATTTGTGAGAAGGTAACTAAAAAATCTAAATAAAGCCCGAAGTCTTGATTGCCCACATCCTCACATTATATATTTGGTGAAAGATGATGATGATTTCACAATACTCATTCCACTCAAATTATTGCTTGTTTGTCATTTAATTATCTACAAGGGACCGACTCTTCTACTATGTGAGATGCTGGCCAATGTCTCCATTATGATCTGATCACATTACATTAGAGATGGTGGACTGGTGTCAGCCCATCTTTGAGCACAACACTGCACAATTACTCACATTACTTTAGAAGTGATGGGTGAGCTCCAGTGGCAAAAAAGTAAATTTGGAATCATTTGGGGTGGGCCTGCTGAGGAAAATGGGTGAAGCCATGAATCGGGTAACATCACTGGTGGGACGCTATGCAGACAATTTCTTTCTACATTGAAGTTTCAAAGAAATTAATGTAAGGTTTAAAGCTTTAATTCTTAGCCTGAAAGGGCATTTTCAAATGGACAATTGTTGGAGCAGTACCTTCAAACACTTCTCTTCACTCAGTTTAACTGATGCTTTATCATACTTTCAGGGTGCTGGTATTGTACAATCAGACATGAAGGACTGATGGACAGAGATTGTTGTAGATTGTCCAAGAATTCTAACAGTAGTCACATTTCAGACAATAGTGCTGTAGTGTTGATAAGCTCAGAGATATAGTTGCAATACTGTACTGATTGTGTCATCTTTCTTCCAGTCTCCACCTGCTTTATCCATGGAACTAAATAATCAGACATTGGAGTTCATTCTCCTGGGGTTCACCGACCAGCCACAGAAGTCGATAGGCATGTTCTTGCTCTTTCTCGTCATCTACATCATTACGCTGATAGGAAATATTTTCATCATCGTGGTTATTCGATGGGAGCCTGAACTGGATACtcctatgtatttttttatttccaatctGTCATTTGTTGATATCTGTTTCACCACTGTCACTGTCCCTAGACTATTAGCCAACCTCCTGATGGAGGTGAGGTCCATTTCTTTCACAGATTGCTTCTCGCAGATGTTCTTCTTTGGTGTTCTGGGTATCACAGATGACCTAATTCTTGCTGTGATGGCTTATGACCGCTGGGTGGCCATCTGCAAGCCCCTTTACTACACTAAGATGATGAACCCCAGGCTGTGCAAGATTTTGGTGGCTGCATCCTGGTTTACGTCTTCCTTGCACTCTCTGCTGCACACCATCACCATCTCCAAATTGTCCTTCTGTGCTAACAACCACATTCACCACTTCTTGTGTGACATGACCGCACTACTCAAGCTTTCTTGCAGTGACACCTCCACCAATGAGCTAATTATATTCACAGAAGGCACCCTGATCATTATGGGCCCTTTTCTGTTCATACTTGTGTCCTACATACTCATTATTTTCTCAATTCTAAAGATCCATTCTGGGAAAGGGAGGTGGCGGGCATTCTCCACTTGCTCATCCCACCTGACTGTTGTTTCATTCttttattgcacagccattttcattTATTTCCGACCTACACTAAGCTACTCCTTACAATCTGACGGGATTGTAAGTGCTGTATACTCTGTAATAACCCCTATGTTAAACCCATTTATTTACAGCTTTAGGAACAAAGAAGTCAAAGAGGCGCTCAGGAAAACAATACAGAGAATTATTTCCTCCAAAAATAAATGACCATTTTTTGTTTATGAGTGGAGTGGATATGCCAGTGGCATTCAAAAAATGTGTCCCTCTTTGAAAATTGACACCTGACATTTAATTTCAAagttaaaaatatttgtatttgtctAAAATCACTCTCCTAAGGAGGATCAATGCTTTTCTCTGGACAATCATTCTCCACTCCAATGACGCTAGTTACTATCTGTTCACACACTGACATGGTTCAGCACTCTCATATATTCTACTGTCACCCACTAAACTTTGCCTTCCGTGCAGAAGCTGTCTAAACAAGTGCCAAAGGAAGCACAACCACATTGTCTCCAAACTCAGGGTTTTTCTCTGTTCCAACACACATCAAATGTAACGCACCTTACATTTTCTGCAAGGCCAACAAACATAACAAGACTGTTGAAAAGCTTCCACTCTTAGACCATATCCGTCCATTGGCAGAATTAACCAGATAATGCTGTAGATCCACAAAATTAGATTGTAAGTAGATATTCtggcccagatgtatcaaaaaacgaaattgcatttcttaaatagcgaattttaagaaatcgctatttaagaaatgcaaaatggtatgtatgaattttgcgattcgataatagcgatttcttaaaatttgcaaatgcttttaccgaattgcaaatagagaatccgaccccatttgcacctatgggcctgttgcgaatgtttttgcatttcctaaattgcaaattccagttaggaattcgcaatttaggaaatgcaaatcccatggtgctgggggcttaaggccccctctgctgcaccccaaaaatatttttacggacatgtgaagcacacacatgccttagtggcatgtgtgcactacatgtacattttaaaaatacatttaaaatgcatttttaaaatttgcacatggttaccaccaaacttttgttggtggtaattgcatttcctaaatgcccaatttgcatttcggaaatgcttgatacatgtgcttaagaaatcgcaaataaggattccttatttgcgatttcctatttagagaatcgcaatttgcattctgaaaggcatttttgcattcgcaaatggccgaattttgcaattcgcaccgtttgcgaatgcaaaatctcttgatacatctggccctctgtctctTACTTTGCCAACACCTGATGGTAAAGTCTCTCCCTCATTTCACTCCTAACACTCAGAACATATCTCAAGACCTCACTCTTTTCCACCCATCTCCTTATCCAGTGCTTCtagaagaataagtgctggggctCAATGTTTTGCTCAGACGCCGGTAGCTAGTAGTGGTGAATGTTGCTTTCTAGAATACCAAGACTGTGTGGTCTTTATTCCAccgcatgcctctttaatccatcaccAAACAATTCCTGCCCATTTATGCCACTCTTCctggtttttctctttctctcagggTTTCATCTTTTTCTTTCTCATTCTTTCCTCTGTGTATGGTTTTCCATCTCTTTTGCTGGTTCTAAATCTGAAGAGGAAAAATAATTGATGTTCTACAAAATGAGAGCATTCTTTTTGATCTTTCCTTCAACCTGTAACCAGCTTCAAACCTGAAATATATATTCTGAGAATGTCTCTTAATAATTTGTCTTCTATTACTCTTGTCCCTTCCAACTTCTGTACTTTGTCTATTGCAGCACTTACTACCACATTCTTCATAAAGTGCTAGGTTGCCCCTGAGAGCTAGGTGCTATCAATATAGTTACATCCACAAtacaaccaatggtaaacaatgtgGCAACTAATATAGTACTAACAGTTCCAAGTACAAGAGCAATTTGCTATAAACCGTGGCCATAGACTGCAAGATTTTGATTTTTCATTATTCACATGGATCCCATTAATGCTTGACATTGTATGCCTATTGATTGAGGAAATGCCCCAGGGTCATGAACTGATGTTGCTGAATAAGCCTCATCTAATTAGGCTAAAAGTAATTCAAGAAGATTTGAAATAGCATgttgcccatctctctcctgcactGTGGACCCTGGGCTCAATCTCAACAAAGAGACTGAAAAACCGCCATACAGCTAAAGAAGTGTGAACCATCCTGAAAGGCAGACGCAACGACTTTTGAAAGATGTCTTTGAACACATCCACAATAATTTGATTCACACTGAGATCACATATTAAAAATGGGTGTGAGAAATCAAAGGCTTAGGTTTGTGTGCCTCAATTTAACTGTTTCTAAAGGAGCAATCTGAAATGAATTCAAGTGAGAATGTGTTTTAACAAAACATTATTAAAAGAAGCTAAATAAAAGACCTACTCCCTTTCTTACTAGAAG is a genomic window containing:
- the LOC138262349 gene encoding olfactory receptor 1F1-like, which codes for MELNNQTLEFILLGFTDQPQKSIGMFLLFLVIYIITLIGNIFIIVVIRWEPELDTPMYFFISNLSFVDICFTTVTVPRLLANLLMEVRSISFTDCFSQMFFFGVLGITDDLILAVMAYDRWVAICKPLYYTKMMNPRLCKILVAASWFTSSLHSLLHTITISKLSFCANNHIHHFLCDMTALLKLSCSDTSTNELIIFTEGTLIIMGPFLFILVSYILIIFSILKIHSGKGRWRAFSTCSSHLTVVSFFYCTAIFIYFRPTLSYSLQSDGIVSAVYSVITPMLNPFIYSFRNKEVKEALRKTIQRIISSKNK